In the Salvia miltiorrhiza cultivar Shanhuang (shh) unplaced genomic scaffold, IMPLAD_Smil_shh original_scaffold_350_2, whole genome shotgun sequence genome, ctccgacatctcctggactcgagacttataccgaaagaaagatcttcgagtctagtttcatttaaaaaaaaagtagagttgAAAACTCCAAGtgatttgagagatatgacgtttttaccacgatctaccatttctggcagttttgtgcaaccgaaggttacaatttttgaaaaatagtaaacgttgtcaaactgagctaaaatttggtggatatctagataatacaataaggttgataccgtaaaaaaattgtaaagctagatcacataggaagctactgaaatgaatgactctttccattgttctctgaaattctcggtaataTTGTGCAGTTTAGGGTTTACAttttaaagaaaatcaaacGAAGTCGAAATGGCTtaaaattttaccagggtactcaagactcacgTTGGGACttgatataaaattttcaaagctatttgacatcgacaaaccgtcgatcacagtaggtcagtaggcctacgaaatttctccaatttgaactcaaaaatcatatatctcaaaaacatctctaacttgaatataacatcataattctcaacaacaaaatcatatcaaaactcatttcatcacttctaatcatcaatctataccatcacttaacatcatagcatgctcaagaactcatataaccactcaaatctttaAATCAACACCATATAACAAAATCACatatagaacacatatatgtcatcttcttcctcaactaacatttttcatttttcacttatcaacctcaagcttcaatctcatccatcattaatcatctagatcatctcataaactcaaatccatcatcatataactcaagccaattcaagaaaataaacaacaaaattcgtagggtttcaagctcctaattttcgaaaatttcataaaaataagTTTGGTGATTTTCtagctcaatcatgatcatatactcattcacatatcattaatatgatcaaataaataatctaagatcacttactcaaggatttaaaaggtgatcaagactttgctccaactttgatcttagctctagcttcttgaatttgatgagatatgatagtgtttgattggattggatggtggattatctcatagtagtgtttgatgaagcttctctaagctttcttcaatggacatcaatggaggaaaagagagtatagagagagagaggggaggccgAGAATGGGGAGGAGAAGGGAGGGTGTGCGTGAGTTTTTTGTAGAGTTAGGATAATGACTTGCTCAAGAATTTAATCCCACTTGAATCAAAGTGTTTTCCCaacattttcactttataataaaTGCTAATTAATGCATGTCCCCCTTAACTCCAACCTCTTAATCCACTTGCTATTAAAGATAATGAGCATGTGGTAAAAGCAAAATATCTCAAGTGTAGTAGTAGTAGAATTACTGTAATTATGTATCTCTCTcttgataaaataaaactacACTTTATTTACTCATgtgataaaatcaaataaataatagtaacaCCAAAAATAGTGTACTCGAAAAATATCACATCTCATGTCTCAGtaaatatttctcataaaatactgatatgcaaaataataatagctgTATGCTATTTtccgattttaaaaataatctcggtctccaaaatctcgaaaatAATCCGTGTTAACATAACACGAAACAAATCATACTCACATCACCATACAAACACACGTAACAAAATAGTCACGTAGACAATCACTTAaaccatctcagataaaacacggatacaattcacatcaaagcaatcagcaatcatctctcaaatcgactctcccttctatagggtttctcactcacttatctcaactctattcttaatCAGATGTTCCTATTAACAATAGGACAACTAAACTCACATATACTCGATCTCAGCTCTGCCTCTAGAgcggagcagagcagagaagaaaagAATTCTCTGACaaggcagaggaatgctcgACTTCTCTGTCAGAGGAAAGAATTCTccgctgtcagagcagaggaatgaactctccgctgccagagcagaggaatcaactctccgctgccagagcagagaaatcaattCTCcgctgcccgagcagagaaatcaactctccgctgccagagcagagaaatcagtggccagaggaaccgaaagccagaggaatgctcgccagaggaatgctcgccagcgggatgctcgccagaggaatgctcgccagcgggatgctcgccagcggaatgctcGCCAGCGGGATGCTGAattctctggcatagcagagaaATGAGGGCAGACAAGAGCAAACTTGataattcatcaactttttcattcccaaagttcatcaaacactctcaaacatcaaaatactaTCAGACTCATACTTCCATCTAACATAataactcgtctcatcaaaaagtgtaactctaatgctcaatatctctattcatcatcataactccatctcatcttaattataatctcatattttagtaccgtagtactctctgtagtgtctcgacactactactactcataaaagtacggggtgttacagatcatatatagtaaaaggacaaatatgggaaatataggctagcaaagatggccttctatcatctcaaagttattaagcacactatgtgacctcgagggagaaaccaagacaagttctagtgagaaacatgcatgctcgaacaatcactcaagaataagaaataacaCTGTAAAATAATGACAGGcaaggctcaaatcctcacagcttatttcattgattgcacaTATCAAATAGACCtcgcttatcattcatcaatcatgctcaatctcaacaatatcaacacaaacgcatgcaatttcacaagttttaaacagaaatcatcatgagcCAGTTATTCAACCAATTTCTACACTACTcgcatcatcatcaaggtaacatcacagagAGAACCACCAAAGTAAGACTAAGAAAACTCAACGACAGAACAAaaacaaccaaaacaaaaagtgcacaaaaacaaccaaaacaaaaagtgcacccacaaagacacatccccccaagcTTATTCActatcaaggagaataagtttgaaaaggaattgtggggcacgaaaacaaacaaactaaacaaaaagaaacgaactaaccaagGTTGGGTTTGCCTCCCAacaagcgctatttttaacgtcgttagctcgacagaacatCATATCCATCACGGAGGCTGGTACAGCAGTGCTGTGACCAGCTGCGCTCTGCTCCACTTTTTCCAGCCATGCTCCATTCCTGTTAATTCTtatcacctgggtcctgccaagaaaactGATCCTCACTGAAAATATTATGAACATCAACTCTTACCTTTCCCGGATCCTTTGCTTTGTTGGGCACTTCATCCTTGTGGATGCggcatggttcatagacatagAATGTTTGGCTTTCATCATGAACTCGCAAAGTGAGCTCTCCTTTTTCCACAACAATTAAAGCTCTTCCCATTGCAAGGAATGGGTGCCCCGAAATCAGCGGAATTTTGTTGTCATCCTCAATGTCTAAAACCACAAAATCGGCAGGGAAAATAAATtcccccaccttcacgagtacgttctccacaattccacgaggataagtgaccgacctgtctgccatctgcagcctcatagaAGTAGGCTTAACTCCCCAACTGTTAGCTGCTGAAATACAGATAAAGGCATGAGATTGATGCTTGCGCCCAGGTCGCAAAGTGACCTCccgaaatgctggcctccaataatgcaggaaagtgtgaaacTGCCCAGATTTTTGACCTTCGCCGACAGCTTCCTCTGCAGAATCgtgctgcattcttcattgagccTCACGGTCTCAAACTCccccaacttcttcttttgtGAGACTATGTCCTTGAGGAATTTGGCATAATGCGACATCTCTAGTAACATCTCCATCAACGGAATGTTGATGTTTACCTTCTTAAAGATCTCTAAAAACTTAGAGAGCCGCTCTTTCATCCTCTCTTTCTGATGGTGCTGAGGGAATGGtatagtcacagttgctggcgaagtagctttctgcttttccttctttttgccagaaacctcaacagtgacttcctcagctttttcctcaatcGGCCATGCACTCTCATACTCTGCCGTCTTGGCCTCTTCTTGTGTAGTCCCACTCGGCACATCGACGATCTTATAGTGACActggggaaacggcatccaccTAGGAGaacgcagatgaggtggaaaTCGTAGGCTTTCTTCATGGCTTAGTTTTGTCTTATCCCCCATCTCATGAAATCCATAGCTGCCTTCAGAGGTAGCTGCACATTTCAAtccaatggccatgcactgcttCTTTGGGTCACCTTGGCATTATTTATGAAATTTCCCGACTGTTCgagtttgttgacggcggtggctatttgacccaattgggtctcgaacacttcatttgagtccccaaAGCAGCAGTAGTGGACTCTAATTTCTCCATCCTTTCATCGGCCTTGGAGAACTTCATCATCAACTCTTCCATGTTCGActtcttctcttcatttatAACTCCATTGGTTATCGAGATgcctggtggaggttgaattgcattgttgggattcccataagccaaattTGGGTGTGGACACCCTCCAAGATGAAACTGTTGTCCACTATTATATCCGCCTTGTTGCCCATGTTGaaagttcccatagtttctgccattgatgtagttgaCATCTTCTACGCCTGTCGGGATCTCTACAGCCGGCTTAGGATTGCCTAAAGTCAACGCTGCAATTCTCGAGTTCATCTATGCCAGTTGAGTCGAAATCAATGCCATGGGATTTGAGCTAGACGCAACAgtaattttcttcaattgcactctctcggatggccattgataactgGTAGCGGCCATGCTTTAATCTCCATTGCCTCCGAGCTCCCTTTCTTGAGCAAGGAACCTCCAGCTACTGTTTCCATGAACATTCTAGTACGCTCCCTCCAAGCGTTATAGAACATAACAACTTGCGTGCCCTCATCAAATCCATGGTTCGGACACTTTCTcagcttctcctggtatctgTCCCATGTTTCAGCCAAAGTCTCTCAATCAAATTGCTGGAGTTGAAGAAtatccatcttcaacttcaatgtaaGCCCACGAGGATGGAACTTCCGTAGGAAAAGATCTACCATGTTCTCCCATGCTGGATTGGCTCCCAGCTGTAGAGTTTGATACCACAGCTTTGCCTTATCTCggagtgagaagggaaaaataCGGAGTCGAATAACGTCATCAGAGACTCTGTTCATCTTGACAGTACTGCACAGCTCTAAGAATTGCACCAGATGCGCATTGGGATCCTCCACAACTttgcctccatactggttttgttgcaccatcgtgatcaaaccagtcttgTGCTCAGTATTATTCgcgttgactcttggaggctAATGAAACTGATACTGTGGAATGAACGCCTTATTGATCGGAGGCTTCTTCTGATTTTCCAAAGCTTTCTGAGCATCTAACAGACTCTGCAGCTGTTCTTTCAAGGCACGAACTTCTTCTGCAGTAGCCATTGTGTTCAGTCTGGCTTTAGTTTTCTGGCTGTTGTTAAGGCGGTGCGTAGCTTCAATTTCtggatcaaaatcttcaagaggaaGATTCTGATATCGTGTGTTCATTCACTACCTAGAAAGCTCCAAACACAAGAATTAGAACcacaagaaaaataaagaacagaaaaataaataaactgaaataaaatccagattagtatcAAATAATCAACCGATAGTACTAATAaataatcagtccccggcaacggcgtcACAAACTTGTTCGCTAAATTTTTAACATGCCGCAAGTGTAcgagtgcaattgtgtacagtagcaagcaaggtcgtatttcacagagactaattattatcaatgcaTATCCTAGATTATTATTCCTCTATCTGGAAAACTGGAATGAtgagttttttgtttttaaaactaaataaaaaataacaggaaacaaataaatcaagctgcgtaacagagaaacagatatgagaataatttcccaaggcaaaggtttcaacatattctcataactaacaagttcaattcaatcatcaagataattcccaaggcaatctcaaaactagtctatacccactctcatgacatacaaaccgttgattacatgtaAGGCTATCGTCtccggatcacacttctaacatgcaactcctaaaagttcctaggatcaatgccctcacaaatatcaatttcctttagaattaaaataaatgtgttctatgttcttagttcaggtattaaTCATCATCtctcgatatcaaattaaaaactatgattatgctaaattggtggccaatcaataaagcaaacaagaTATACAAGAACATAATAAAGGAATAAAAATCTCAATTGATTGAATTAAACAGTTAGAaaatcaaatcatgtctactccctaaaccctgggaaaagggaattctagccacacatagacatatgaactagaatcaaaGTCTCAataaatgtaacaccccgtacttttccttatgtcgtgagatagtgtcttaacactattgagagtactgagatgtcgagatttgagattataattttttatttatttattttaggaccagataagacagattgtcttttaaatagagatatgagcggacaaaccaatgatagagttagagtgaagagatttgagaattgagttgagttagagatgctgattgaattgagttgagattttattttatttctgacTACCaggaatagaattaccggataccgagttatcaaaaattgactgtcctattaagaaaataggaataacgagttggaaatagagtcgagaaagaaagagtgagaaccttgatgaaaagagtcggttagagagacgtctagtttgtctgtgtttgccgactgctttgacgtgatattatgtgaatttacgtgactgattgattatgtgattttcgttacTTGTGTCtttatgagcaagttattatgatttttatttgaggactttagcacttggaattttaattaagtttccaaagcaagcgcggtttatttttaccgagaaatcaaagaatgccggtttatgaaaatttttccaagcataatattttcaaattatttttcctacgatgaggaatattataattgagtgagtgcactaatattagtgctataattattttaatttggtcacatgaataattatgctatggcattttattaatgagtaacatttccatgattattattgttatttttcaatTACTACCCTCTCACATGATTATTTTATTCCTTTGAGCATGTGCCTAAATACCCATTTGCCAAGTGGATTaaattgagagtgtagagattagagagagagatcaaggcatttaaTGCCAAATATTTGCTAAGATCTTCAAATCTCTCAAAGATCATCCAAATCAATTCCAATCTTGCaaaatatttctctctctccctcacccCCAATtcgacactctctctctctccctcatctctcacttttTCTCCATTGACAACCATTGAtgagaccttcggagcttcacaAAAACATACCAAAAACACAAATCCACCTCTAAATCTTGCCTAAACACCTTCTATTTACTTGAATCCACGAAGATCCATAGAGTTTGATTtcaaagttagaaagagaaagtttgagtttcggtgtaagtttgggtaagtgatctttaaattcatagatctaacTTGTAGGATGTTATATGTGAGCATATTTggaagattgaagaaagaaaatcaccccttttttttctaaattttcgaaaatttgaggGTTCCTaccattcaaaaaaaaattctttttctttccttgaattggggtgaaaaatgagatttataatatgtttggtgatgattgatgtgtgctttgaaaagctatgccttgagatgtgaaaattgattgagtttagtttacccaaaattgggaatttgtgagttgatgttttaaatgataaattgatgataagaatgagtctatgaggtgtctatgatgatgattgatggattggattgaagatatgatgttaattgatgacttgatgtgagttagtttgataAAATTTGAGATGTGAgtatctatgccctaaattgttAATTGATGGTTTAAATGTGAGATTAAATGGTCATAATTGATAGATCCATAGTTGGATTAAAGTTTCATGTGTGTTTGTagaatttcaaagagtttagtttgataaaaattaggactttatTGCCTATGTGTTTAATAAGTGAATTGGCTTAAgatatacctagggattgattAAATGTTAAGTTATGTCTAATTGttagctaaataaaattttgacttagtttagtttatatgagtttttgagttttcatattttgagaggTCGATGATTGGTataatgaggtctaattgctttatgatcattatgtgaGCGTTTGTCATGCTTTTATTAAGAGTCTACGTTGATACGTGAGTTTTTATTcgagtttagtttgcatgatATAAGAGAATCTATgtgtgtataatgagttatatgatgtatgaggtcatatatgagtatttgagaaaaattttagcatgaaaatGGGATGAGTATTGAAacgatgcgttcgttgaaacgttttctttgagatttgagtttaagATGTAAGAGGAGAGTAAATTTGAGTTATGATGAGTATTATTATGggcttgaatgtttttgagtgttataagTGTTTAAGATGAGCTTAGatgagttttctttgaaggaatgttgagttgagcatgttagCTTGTGTGATTGAGTTCGGAGTTATTTTTTTGAAACGCACtaacctactgttttcgaggggttattgttacccaaacaccataacaattttatggtaagtatatttgagagtcttgagcacaccggtaacatttcaagttatttggacttcgtttactatttttataaaatgtaaaaccaaaactgctacgttctgccaaaatgttcggtgagtagccaatagagtcaacTTTTCTAGTTTCTTTCCCTACATttttggaacccaaatttttattattaagacATTATTGTCTTAGATAtgtacccaccaaatttcagaccgttttgacaacgtttactatttttcaaaaatcaaagctttcgattgctaaaaactgccgaatatggtacactgtagtaaaacagtcatatctcctaaattACTTGGATTTCttaatcctacttttttttaaatgaaactagactcaaaaaggtttcttttggtatagtTCACGACTCCAGTGAAGTTCTGTaccgagtctggtgaggttttgaagtcgagtcagtgcagagtgaagtttgtttttgacttgtctatgtgtgaattttatatgcttatgtgtttatgcttgcttatgtgcttgattgctatgagtttgatccGAGTTGAGTGTTAAGTCGAGAGAAGGACGTGTAAATCCTTAGAagttaagtatacctagggattgagttttctTGGgaaaatagacgttgagtgagaagttatagtttgagacgagattgattttagtaaatgagtttctgactaaggtttgttttatcacatgaaccttcgatgacggtgatgatgatatatgaaggcccgagcgagacgaagaagtaagtcgcctATTTTCCTTTCCAAGttgagcgaaggacttcaggtgggcaatattttgagtatacgtatatcatccgagctttctaaaatgatttgatgatgttatgagtttatcaaatgttttgagataaatgatgtttgagaactgtttgacttgccaatttttgatgttgagcttgtatgttaccctctactgatgagatgagacgaattcggatcctgccacaagcagggttgtgtacacagaggtgaccgtgagccgtcttcgggtcggccggtcacgatgcttgagaaggaggcctacttctcagtacctttattatgatgatgagttgtagatgcggtacatacatgtcgattacttgtctgcagacacatatttatgatgcttattattaaaactgcatgcacagattcatttacgctaactttattcctgtgtattgctgagatgtggcaagtttcaaacctatagctctaagagcaccttttttgtttttcggcatttgcccactgagtattatgtactcacgccttgcatatatttctaaatgtgcaggctaagcaaggagcgagattggtctggtgctggtgggggaacgTTTCAATTGATGTGTTCATATTTTGATTTGCCCTTATGTTTGatagagtcttgatgattgagatactttgctttcttttgaaatcaagtaatatactcacggttatgtgtcttcatacatataatcggttcgccttttgctgcgatactctgaatattatgcttccttatgaaaaatgagctatacccgttttgtttttgttcttgaaattcctgatatttatgaaGTTATGATGACgttgacgtttttacccttgagttaatttataatgattttccttagcatactttgatgcgagcttccgcatgacgttcaatttaattcttcttatcttttattcttttaaaaatagtcgtatcgatactcgtaccccgctaccACTAGCGTCgagaatcgggctgcgacaataaAACAGGAAaacattcaataataaaaaatgtaGTAAAATctagaatcttcagttcttgctctggatgtgttctccgtctctcacagctctcagataaaatatgatgaaaggtTGATAAAAAGGTGTGGAGAATAAGTTCTTgtggagtatttatatgccctaggtcttgtagagAGCTCAAAATACCCTAAAATCGCGTAAAcagataaaaattcaaaaattgggCGAAAATACAGCGACTCGCGCagccgcatggctggcccgcatGACCTCGCGCGGCCGTATGGCTGGCCCACATTATCCTCCAGAGCTTTCTGCTgcgtcgcgcggccgtggcatgtggccgcatgcccggaccgtGCGACCTCTGACGCGTGCGCTCCGACCCGCGAACTTCCTGACGCTCGTTCTTCCTCGTCTGGTGTCCGATTTGACCTCCGTTTGCGCTTACGGACTCGTCTCTTCATGTACTTCTCTCTATATCCTCAAAATATCCCAATTCGAGTCCAAAACCtgtaaaaacaacacgagcacagatgagtagtctattccataaaaatatgcaatttaaaccatagacaactcaacaactcaATAAGAGACGGCCAAAACACTAAAGAATAACGCGATAAAGGagtgaaaaatgcatgtaaatcatgtatacaagcataaagtcttgttTTCAGTATACAATCCTTCATTAACTATCTCAGATGAATTAACTGACTCAGATTAATCGGAATGGAAGCTCGCTGCCGTAAAACTAAGCTTAAGGTGGCCGATGAATCGGCGAGCTCTGCGATTTGAAtttttgtttgaattttttttcatccACAGTTTGAGAAATTTATAGAAAGTGATGGcatatttcgattttttttcatCACAATTTTCACGAGCCAATGTCAACGTATCTTGTTTTTAAGTGGAATTTGAGGAAAAGTTAAATTCAATTTgattctaataaaaaaaatacatataaagaagaaattgatgaaaatcacgcaactttgtacaaatgttcttgaattcacaaccagatctatgaattcacaactaaatgatcttgaattcacaaccaattctattgctggttgtgaattcaaattttaaaatttgaattcacaactagaaataatgtcaatcgtgaatttaagttttaaagctcatttaaaacttgaattcacaacttatgttatttatagttgtgaattcacgcgaattcaagACCCAACAATATTTCTTgctgtgaattcacgcgaattcacgactaacactatttatagttgtgaattatttaaaacttgaatttagaacttaatgttcttgaattcacgaccagatctatgaatttacaacttaatgtttttgaatttacGACCACGTATATGAAtttacaacttaatattcttgaattctgtaacaccccgtacttttcctcatgttgtgagatagtgtcttaacactattgagagtactgagatgtcgaaatacgagactaatttttttttaatgaccagataagacagtttgtcttttaaatggagatacgagtgactaaaccgatgatagagttggagtgatgagattcgagaaatgagcagagatagagatgctgattgaattgagagattttattttatttccaactaccgggaatagagttaccggataccgagttatcagagattgactgtcctattaagaaaaataggaataatgagttggaaatagaatcgaggaagaaagagtgagaaaccttgataaatagagtcggtctgagagacgtttagtctgtttgtgtttgccgactactttgatgtgatgatatgtgaatttacgtgactgattgattatgtgattttgttacgTGAGTCATTttaaccaagttattatgatttttaattgagactttagcacttggaatttttattaagtttgcaAAGCAAGTGCAATTTATTTTTACCGGAAATTCGAacgatgccggtttatggaaatttttccaagcataatattttttaaattatttttcctatgatgaggaatattataattgagtgagtgcactaatattagtgctataattattttggtcacatgaataattatactatgatactttattaatgagtaatatttccatagtttttgtgattattatttaatcaccttactcacactattattttaa is a window encoding:
- the LOC131004171 gene encoding uncharacterized protein LOC131004171; protein product: MNSRIAALTLGNPKPAVEIPTGVEDVNYINGRNYGNFQHGQQGGYNSGQQFHLGGCPHPNLAYGNPNNAIQPPPGISITNGVINEEKKSNMEELMMKFSKADERMEKLESTTAALGTQMKSTSEGSYGFHEMGDKTKLSHEESLRFPPHLRSPRWMPFPQCHYKIVDVPSGTTQEEAKTAEYESAWPIEEKAEEHHQKERMKERLSKFLEIFKKVNINIPLMEMLLEMSHYAKFLKDIVSQKKKLGEFETVRLNEECSTILQRKLSAKVKNLGSFTLSCIIGGQHFGRSLCDLGASINLMPLSVFQQLTVGELSLLL